The Rhopalosiphum maidis isolate BTI-1 chromosome 1, ASM367621v3, whole genome shotgun sequence genome has a segment encoding these proteins:
- the LOC113553698 gene encoding major facilitator superfamily domain-containing protein 6-like isoform X1, giving the protein MFYKFNINKKLLLIKLSFFFYDCGIAPINPFLPTLARQRGIPVLVIGVIFTIMPIFNIVIRPIAGYITDRWHCRKQVFLGASLLNAFITPLIHFTPDFTDYGYAENLDIMTHWKFWIFFTTITARMLLWMVGDVLQDTICLEMLGDDKKSYGRQRVWGAVGWGISTLLVGACVDWYSIDAEHKNYLPAYLIAMIFLICHFIVAFQLNKNQTCTSKSMNNDVLKILCDVKVYSYLVWAVFAGIFTAYIWFYLFLYIEDLANIYHQERLPWIKTIQGFSVTVQCCVGEIPIYIMSGYILKRIGHMTAFSVAFAMFSIKFFLYSIIKDPLWVLPVELINGITFALAFVAGISYAAEVAPSGSAGTLQGLFGMAFHGIGISFGSFTAGYTFEHIGSSASFRLLSYVAFITFLVQLFVSQLIMRMSRPTENGTSDERTTKEITTCPENSFDLGFTNPIPVTSTDSYS; this is encoded by the exons GAATTGCTCCGATAAATCCATTTTTACCAACTTTAGCTAGACAACGAGGAATCCCTGTGCTCGTCATTGGAGTAATCTTTACGATTATGCCTATTTTCAATATAGTTATAAGACCAATAGCTGGATATATTACCGATCGTTGGCACTGTCGTAAACAAGTATTTTTGGGCGCTTCGCTGTTGAACGCTTTTATTACTCCACTAATACATTTCACGCCCGACTTTACCGATTATGGATATGCCGAAAACTTGGACATCATGACGCACTggaaattttggattttttttaccacCATTACAGCGAGGATGTTGCTTTGGATGGTGGGAGATGTTCTTCAAGATACGATCTGTTTGGAAATGTTGG GTGACGACAAAAAGAGTTATGGAAGACAACGGGTCTGGGGAGCGGTTGGCTGGGGAATTTCTACACTGTTGGTCGGCGCGTGTGTGGATTGGTACAGCATTGACGCAGAACACAAAAACTACTTACCAGCGTATTTGATCGCTATGATATTCCTTATCTGTCATTTTATTGTTGCATTTCAGCTAAAC aaaaatcaAACTTGTACATCTAAAAGCATGAATAATgatgtcttaaaaatattatgtgatgtTAAAGTCTACTCATACCTTGTGTGGGCTGTGTTTGCTGGCATTTTCACAGCATacatttggttttatttatttct gtaCATTGAAGACTTAGCAAACATTTATCATCAAGAACGATTACCGTGGATCAAGACTATACAAGGTTTCTCAGTAACAGTACAATGTTGTGTAGGAGAAATTCCAATTTATATCATGTCag gATACATACTGAAACGCATTGGACATATGACAGCTTTTTCAGTAGCATTTGCAatgttttcgataaaatttttcctgtattcaattattaaagatCCACTTTGGGTATTGCCAGTAGAGCTGATTAATGGTATAACGTTTGCCTTGGCTTTTGTGGCTGGCATTTCGTACGCGGCCGAAGTAGCGCCTAGTGGCAGCGCGGGTACTCTTCAAGGCCTATTCGGCATGGCTTTTCATGGAATAG GTATATCATTTGGTTCGTTCACTGCAGGTTACACGTTTGAACATATAGGTAGCTCGGCTTCTTTCAGATTATTGAGTTACGTAGCGTTTATTACGTTTCTAGTCCAACTATTCGTCAGTCAACTAATAATGCGAATGAGTAGACCCACAGAAAACGGTACCTCAGACGAGCGTACAACAAAAGAAATCACCACTTGTCCGGAAAACTCATTTGACTTGGGTTTCACGAACCCAATACCAGTTACATCTACCGATTCTTATAGTTAA
- the LOC113553698 gene encoding major facilitator superfamily domain-containing protein 6-like isoform X2, with the protein MPIFNIVIRPIAGYITDRWHCRKQVFLGASLLNAFITPLIHFTPDFTDYGYAENLDIMTHWKFWIFFTTITARMLLWMVGDVLQDTICLEMLGDDKKSYGRQRVWGAVGWGISTLLVGACVDWYSIDAEHKNYLPAYLIAMIFLICHFIVAFQLNKNQTCTSKSMNNDVLKILCDVKVYSYLVWAVFAGIFTAYIWFYLFLYIEDLANIYHQERLPWIKTIQGFSVTVQCCVGEIPIYIMSGYILKRIGHMTAFSVAFAMFSIKFFLYSIIKDPLWVLPVELINGITFALAFVAGISYAAEVAPSGSAGTLQGLFGMAFHGIGISFGSFTAGYTFEHIGSSASFRLLSYVAFITFLVQLFVSQLIMRMSRPTENGTSDERTTKEITTCPENSFDLGFTNPIPVTSTDSYS; encoded by the exons ATGCCTATTTTCAATATAGTTATAAGACCAATAGCTGGATATATTACCGATCGTTGGCACTGTCGTAAACAAGTATTTTTGGGCGCTTCGCTGTTGAACGCTTTTATTACTCCACTAATACATTTCACGCCCGACTTTACCGATTATGGATATGCCGAAAACTTGGACATCATGACGCACTggaaattttggattttttttaccacCATTACAGCGAGGATGTTGCTTTGGATGGTGGGAGATGTTCTTCAAGATACGATCTGTTTGGAAATGTTGG GTGACGACAAAAAGAGTTATGGAAGACAACGGGTCTGGGGAGCGGTTGGCTGGGGAATTTCTACACTGTTGGTCGGCGCGTGTGTGGATTGGTACAGCATTGACGCAGAACACAAAAACTACTTACCAGCGTATTTGATCGCTATGATATTCCTTATCTGTCATTTTATTGTTGCATTTCAGCTAAAC aaaaatcaAACTTGTACATCTAAAAGCATGAATAATgatgtcttaaaaatattatgtgatgtTAAAGTCTACTCATACCTTGTGTGGGCTGTGTTTGCTGGCATTTTCACAGCATacatttggttttatttatttct gtaCATTGAAGACTTAGCAAACATTTATCATCAAGAACGATTACCGTGGATCAAGACTATACAAGGTTTCTCAGTAACAGTACAATGTTGTGTAGGAGAAATTCCAATTTATATCATGTCag gATACATACTGAAACGCATTGGACATATGACAGCTTTTTCAGTAGCATTTGCAatgttttcgataaaatttttcctgtattcaattattaaagatCCACTTTGGGTATTGCCAGTAGAGCTGATTAATGGTATAACGTTTGCCTTGGCTTTTGTGGCTGGCATTTCGTACGCGGCCGAAGTAGCGCCTAGTGGCAGCGCGGGTACTCTTCAAGGCCTATTCGGCATGGCTTTTCATGGAATAG GTATATCATTTGGTTCGTTCACTGCAGGTTACACGTTTGAACATATAGGTAGCTCGGCTTCTTTCAGATTATTGAGTTACGTAGCGTTTATTACGTTTCTAGTCCAACTATTCGTCAGTCAACTAATAATGCGAATGAGTAGACCCACAGAAAACGGTACCTCAGACGAGCGTACAACAAAAGAAATCACCACTTGTCCGGAAAACTCATTTGACTTGGGTTTCACGAACCCAATACCAGTTACATCTACCGATTCTTATAGTTAA